One genomic segment of Leptospira sp. WS92.C1 includes these proteins:
- a CDS encoding flagellar basal body protein, which translates to MTQNKVLFSGILCILITIQPIFADELYSTEARAANSASFGKLEKQFNMSDEAKAIRNAHGANIDRLKSALKAVDLQIHWVTENLANANTPNYKKICITRNFPTLKTSVIPERDFGQGALTYGVTFDLALIGPGLFKLVDNQGQIIFRRLGSFKISSERYLVDLRGNILLPKIQIPLNIEEDTFSVSDQGIITMMDKNRKKIVIGAFQIFEPLLPEKLRYNEECDCFQTRLKDTDTIESALRILETVKIIQGYVEMSNVIAEEQLSSLFAILTHRTTLSKALRLLQNPDDRW; encoded by the coding sequence ATGACTCAAAATAAGGTCCTTTTTAGCGGAATCCTTTGTATTCTGATTACGATACAACCTATTTTTGCAGACGAGCTGTATTCGACTGAAGCAAGAGCGGCGAACTCCGCTTCTTTCGGTAAGTTAGAAAAGCAATTCAACATGTCTGATGAAGCTAAAGCAATTAGAAATGCCCACGGTGCCAATATTGATCGGCTGAAATCCGCTCTTAAAGCCGTAGACCTTCAGATCCATTGGGTAACGGAAAATTTGGCGAATGCCAATACGCCGAATTACAAAAAGATATGTATTACAAGAAATTTTCCCACACTGAAAACCTCTGTCATACCGGAGAGAGATTTCGGTCAAGGCGCACTTACCTACGGTGTTACGTTTGACTTGGCTCTCATTGGCCCGGGACTATTCAAACTCGTTGACAATCAAGGACAAATCATATTCCGACGTTTGGGGAGCTTCAAAATCAGCAGCGAGCGATATTTGGTAGATTTAAGAGGCAATATATTGCTTCCAAAAATTCAAATTCCATTGAATATCGAAGAGGATACATTCTCTGTATCCGACCAAGGTATCATCACGATGATGGACAAGAATAGAAAAAAAATAGTAATCGGAGCTTTTCAAATATTTGAACCTTTATTGCCCGAAAAGCTTCGTTATAATGAGGAATGCGACTGCTTTCAAACCCGTTTAAAAGATACAGATACGATTGAATCTGCGCTACGGATCTTGGAAACAGTCAAAATCATTCAGGGGTATGTTGAAATGAGTAACGTCATTGCAGAGGAACAACTATCGAGTCTTTTTGCGATCCTCACGCATAGAACAACCTTATCAAAAGCTTTAAGGCTACTACAAAACCCCGACGACCGATGGTAA
- a CDS encoding IS481 family transposase, translating into MTTVQKIIKNKVGLLKLAETLGNVSKACNVMGYSRDSFYRFQELYEKGGELALQDLSRRKPNPKNRIEPEKEEAVKKMAIDFPAYGQQRASNELKKQGIIVAPATVRSVWVRHDLETFQKRLKALEAFMAQGDSPVLTESQVQALERRKLEKQVEGEIETEHPGYLGCQDTYYVGTIKGVGRIYQQTFIDSYSKVAMAKLYDRKNALVAADMLNDKVIPWFEEEGLRLLRILTDRGTEYCGNREHHEFQLFLALEDIDHSKTKARHPQSNGICERFHRTIQDEFYAIAFRKKVYSSIEDLQKDLDQWIDSYNNERTHQGKYCFGKTRGCQLHCVNDL; encoded by the coding sequence ATGACAACGGTACAAAAAATAATCAAGAACAAGGTAGGTCTTTTGAAGTTAGCAGAGACCTTAGGGAACGTCTCAAAGGCGTGTAACGTTATGGGCTATTCACGGGATAGTTTCTATCGTTTTCAAGAGTTATATGAGAAAGGAGGCGAACTCGCTCTCCAGGATCTGAGTAGACGTAAACCGAATCCTAAAAATCGTATCGAACCTGAAAAAGAAGAAGCGGTAAAAAAAATGGCGATCGACTTTCCTGCTTACGGTCAACAGAGAGCATCGAATGAATTGAAAAAACAAGGAATCATAGTAGCACCTGCGACCGTTCGTAGTGTATGGGTTCGTCACGATCTGGAGACCTTTCAAAAAAGACTGAAGGCTTTAGAGGCGTTCATGGCTCAAGGAGATTCTCCCGTATTAACCGAATCCCAAGTGCAGGCATTGGAAAGAAGAAAATTAGAAAAGCAAGTTGAAGGTGAGATAGAAACAGAACACCCAGGATACTTAGGATGTCAAGATACGTATTACGTGGGCACAATCAAAGGCGTAGGAAGGATTTACCAACAGACCTTTATCGATTCCTATTCTAAAGTGGCGATGGCAAAACTTTACGATAGAAAAAATGCTTTAGTAGCAGCCGATATGTTAAACGACAAAGTGATTCCTTGGTTCGAAGAAGAAGGCCTTCGCTTGTTGAGAATTTTAACGGATAGAGGGACCGAGTATTGCGGAAATAGAGAACACCATGAATTTCAGTTGTTCCTTGCTTTGGAAGATATAGACCATTCAAAAACAAAAGCAAGGCATCCTCAATCTAATGGAATTTGTGAAAGATTTCACCGAACCATTCAAGACGAATTTTATGCCATTGCTTTCAGGAAAAAGGTATACAGCTCGATTGAAGATTTGCAAAAAGATTTGGATCAGTGGATCGATTCGTATAATAACGAAAGAACACATCAAGGCAAGTATTGTTTTGGTAAAACTCGAGGGTGTCAGCTACATTGTGTAAATGACTTGTGA
- a CDS encoding IS256 family transposase produces the protein MSKPKNRAEELLDELIKGKTPEELIGNEGLLKQLTKSLVERAMEGEMTHHLGYEKNASTGNNSGNSRNGKSSKKLKGDFGSIDLEVPRDRNGSFEPQIIQKGQTRFTGFDEKIISMYSRGMTTREISGHLKEIYQVEVSADLISQVTDSVMETVIEWQNRPLDKVYPILIMDALIVKVRDGNHVVNKAFYLALGINLQGTKEILGIWVERTEGAKFWLQILTDLKNRGVEDILIACVDGLKGFPDTIISVFPNAQVQLCIVHMVRNSLKWVSYKQKKELVIDLKAIYKSPSEEIAKKSLDDFSAKWDSQYPMISKSWRSNWESVIPFLAYPPNIRKAIYTTNAIESMNMGLRKIIKNRGSFPTDEAAVKLLYLALNNMSKKWTMPIQDWGKAMNQFSIIFGDRLKLDSF, from the coding sequence ATGAGCAAACCAAAGAATCGAGCTGAAGAACTTCTCGATGAGTTAATCAAAGGTAAGACCCCGGAAGAGCTGATCGGAAACGAAGGACTCTTAAAACAACTCACCAAATCGCTTGTTGAACGAGCGATGGAAGGAGAGATGACACATCACCTTGGATATGAGAAGAACGCCTCGACTGGCAATAACTCAGGCAATTCTCGAAATGGAAAAAGTAGCAAAAAGCTCAAAGGAGACTTTGGCTCTATCGATTTGGAAGTTCCTCGAGATAGGAACGGAAGTTTCGAACCTCAGATCATTCAGAAAGGACAGACACGCTTTACGGGATTCGATGAAAAGATCATCTCGATGTATTCTCGTGGAATGACAACTCGAGAAATTTCCGGACATCTCAAAGAAATCTACCAAGTCGAAGTCTCAGCGGATCTAATTTCTCAAGTAACGGATTCCGTAATGGAAACGGTGATCGAGTGGCAGAACCGCCCCTTGGACAAAGTGTATCCGATTCTCATTATGGATGCGCTGATCGTGAAGGTAAGAGATGGCAATCACGTCGTGAACAAAGCCTTTTATTTGGCTTTAGGAATCAATCTACAGGGCACAAAGGAGATTCTTGGGATCTGGGTAGAAAGAACCGAAGGAGCAAAGTTCTGGCTTCAGATTTTAACCGATTTAAAGAATCGAGGAGTCGAAGATATTTTAATCGCTTGTGTCGACGGACTAAAAGGATTTCCGGATACGATCATATCAGTCTTTCCTAATGCACAAGTTCAGCTTTGTATTGTTCATATGGTGAGGAATTCTTTGAAATGGGTTTCTTACAAACAGAAGAAAGAGTTGGTAATCGACCTAAAGGCCATCTACAAATCTCCATCGGAAGAGATCGCAAAGAAAAGCCTTGATGATTTTTCTGCCAAGTGGGACAGTCAGTATCCGATGATCAGCAAGTCCTGGAGAAGTAATTGGGAATCGGTGATTCCTTTTTTGGCTTACCCACCTAATATTCGTAAGGCGATATACACTACAAACGCTATCGAATCTATGAATATGGGTCTAAGAAAAATTATCAAGAATCGGGGATCCTTTCCTACCGATGAGGCGGCAGTCAAGCTTCTCTATTTAGCGTTGAATAATATGTCTAAAAAATGGACCATGCCGATTCAAGATTGGGGAAAAGCAATGAATCAGTTTTCAATTATTTTCGGAGATCGATTGAAATTAGATTCGTTTTAA
- a CDS encoding IS256 family transposase: protein MRAEEEKAHLKVIQVDETQLKKDLSELVRGSVEETLNALLDEEADKLCKASRYERSPDRVDTRAGSYNRNFETKAGKVKLKVPKLRTIPFESAIIDRYKRRESSVEEALMEMYLAGVSVRRVEDITESLWGTKVSPSTISKLNQKVFVQIDEWRIRPLTDEYPYVYLDGLYLKKSWGGEVRNVAILVAIGVNSEGYREVLGSMEGAREDKESWQAFLKHLKDRGLRGVNLIISDKCLGLVESIPYFFPESKWQRCIVHFYRNVFGKAPRSSFKVISQMLKALHSQENKEEALKKANFVAERLTEMKLKEAAKVISDGIEETLSYMDFPSEHWRKIRTNNPLERIIKEIKRRTKVVGAFPDGKSALMLATARLRHVASTKWGTKKYVDMEKLNVIANIRSYTLLKFITKIVSCRDTYS from the coding sequence ATGAGGGCAGAAGAAGAAAAAGCACACTTGAAAGTAATCCAAGTGGATGAGACGCAGCTCAAGAAAGACTTGAGCGAACTCGTAAGAGGTTCAGTGGAAGAAACGCTGAACGCTCTCTTAGATGAGGAAGCGGATAAACTCTGCAAAGCCTCGAGGTATGAGAGAAGCCCGGATCGAGTAGATACAAGAGCGGGTTCGTATAATAGAAACTTCGAAACAAAAGCGGGAAAAGTAAAGTTAAAAGTTCCCAAACTAAGAACAATTCCGTTTGAGTCGGCGATCATCGATCGATACAAGCGACGGGAGAGTTCGGTAGAAGAAGCTCTCATGGAGATGTATCTCGCGGGAGTTTCAGTTCGGAGAGTCGAGGACATTACCGAAAGCCTCTGGGGAACCAAGGTCTCACCTTCAACGATCAGCAAACTCAACCAAAAAGTTTTTGTTCAAATCGACGAATGGAGAATCCGTCCGCTTACTGACGAATATCCTTACGTTTACCTGGACGGACTTTACTTGAAGAAGTCTTGGGGTGGAGAAGTTCGTAACGTAGCGATTCTCGTAGCCATAGGGGTTAATTCAGAAGGTTACAGAGAAGTTCTTGGTTCGATGGAAGGAGCCAGAGAAGACAAAGAGAGTTGGCAAGCGTTCCTAAAACATCTTAAGGACCGGGGACTCAGAGGAGTGAACTTAATTATCTCAGACAAATGTTTAGGCTTAGTGGAATCGATTCCTTACTTCTTTCCAGAATCGAAATGGCAGAGGTGTATCGTTCATTTCTACAGGAATGTATTTGGAAAGGCTCCAAGAAGTTCCTTTAAAGTGATTTCACAAATGTTGAAAGCGCTTCATTCTCAGGAAAACAAAGAAGAAGCTTTGAAGAAAGCCAACTTTGTCGCCGAGCGCTTGACTGAAATGAAATTGAAGGAAGCAGCTAAAGTCATCTCCGATGGAATCGAAGAAACTCTCTCTTATATGGATTTTCCTTCCGAGCATTGGAGAAAGATCCGAACCAACAATCCATTAGAAAGAATCATCAAAGAGATCAAGAGAAGAACAAAGGTCGTAGGAGCCTTTCCTGATGGGAAGTCCGCTCTCATGTTAGCCACTGCTCGCCTCAGGCATGTTGCATCAACTAAGTGGGGAACAAAAAAGTATGTTGACATGGAGAAGTTAAATGTAATAGCTAATATAAGATCTTACACTCTTTTAAAGTTTATTACGAAAATTGTAAGTTGTCGAGATACTTATTCTTAG